A window from bacterium encodes these proteins:
- the mreD gene encoding rod shape-determining protein MreD, translating to MRRKRNILIASISLTALAFYFLQITFVNTVLAVGQNVPDLLLILAIFVGFRLGPMPGSIFGFVAGFFQDVLTGFYGLQSLTKTLVGFFSNLFINQRVLLIEKYYFPLIVLIGSLLHDAFYYWFQSLGSKLEFGSLFLQYGVVNSFYNGILAFLLYLMTPRKFLDFVHYDPRHEFDY from the coding sequence ATGCGTAGAAAACGTAACATTTTAATAGCTTCCATTTCGTTAACGGCTCTGGCTTTTTATTTTTTACAAATAACATTCGTCAATACTGTATTAGCCGTGGGTCAAAACGTACCGGATTTACTTTTGATCCTGGCAATTTTTGTAGGATTCAGATTAGGCCCGATGCCGGGAAGCATTTTTGGATTTGTCGCGGGTTTTTTTCAGGATGTGTTGACCGGATTTTATGGATTACAATCGCTGACTAAGACATTGGTTGGGTTTTTCTCGAATTTGTTTATCAATCAGCGAGTTCTGTTGATTGAAAAATATTATTTTCCCCTTATTGTATTGATTGGCTCATTGCTGCACGATGCTTTTTATTATTGGTTTCAATCGCTGGGCTCTAAGCTCGAATTTGGAAGTCTTTTTCTTCAGTATGGGGTAGTTAATTCATTCTACAATGGTATTCTGGCGTTTTTATTGTACTTAATGACACCGAGGAAGTTTCTCGATTTTGTACACTACGATCCCCGGCATGAATTTGATTATTGA
- the mreC gene encoding rod shape-determining protein MreC, translating to MHWKFRNLLDGLYQIIDIYRNYLVLLGLIIVSVFLLQANNNPQLTYIRQRVIFISALLANHSGDQSEAIESVRDWNLLRQENIDLAKRNIVLEDAYLENVKLRQMLKFSARFPLQTIPAQIIFKSPNPRFSTLTLNKGFRDGVRKRQSVITDKGLVGLIVDVSDDYSECQILLDQTFRAAAKIQRTRLNGIVFWQGQPNEVGFYGVLKNLDVRVGDVILTSDYSEFFLPNFCIGVVSGINNEIAGIFKDIRIQTAVDFNRLEEVFVVTDTSKTASSRSGFENVFLGEQ from the coding sequence ATGCATTGGAAATTTCGAAATCTGCTGGATGGTCTTTACCAGATCATCGATATTTACCGCAATTACCTCGTATTGCTCGGGCTGATCATCGTGTCCGTTTTCCTGCTTCAAGCCAATAATAATCCGCAATTGACCTACATCAGGCAGAGAGTCATTTTTATTTCAGCTTTATTAGCCAATCACTCCGGCGATCAATCCGAAGCCATTGAATCGGTGCGCGATTGGAATTTACTTCGGCAGGAAAATATCGATTTGGCCAAACGTAATATCGTACTGGAAGATGCTTACCTTGAAAATGTCAAATTAAGACAGATGCTGAAATTTTCGGCTCGTTTTCCATTGCAGACGATCCCGGCACAAATCATTTTTAAATCACCGAATCCGAGATTCAGTACGCTCACATTGAATAAAGGTTTTCGCGACGGCGTGAGAAAACGCCAAAGCGTAATTACGGACAAAGGGTTGGTTGGATTGATCGTCGACGTATCGGATGATTATTCCGAATGTCAGATTTTGCTCGATCAAACCTTTCGAGCAGCCGCTAAAATCCAACGCACCCGTCTCAATGGCATTGTTTTTTGGCAAGGCCAGCCGAATGAAGTCGGCTTTTACGGCGTATTAAAAAACCTCGATGTTCGCGTCGGCGACGTCATTCTTACGTCAGACTACAGCGAATTTTTTCTTCCGAATTTCTGTATCGGAGTCGTGTCGGGAATCAATAATGAAATCGCCGGAATTTTCAAAGATATTCGCATTCAAACGGCTGTCGATTTCAACCGCCTTGAAGAAGTGTTTGTCGTAACGGATACATCCAAAACGGCTTCCTCGCGTTCTGGTTTTGAGAATGTATTTTTAGGCGAGCAATAA
- a CDS encoding rod shape-determining protein has protein sequence MSLFNIFNNEIAIDLGTANTLVYVKHKGIVINEPSIVAINKRTNKMMAIGRDAKEMMGRTHDEILTVRPLKDGVIADFEMTELMLQEFIRKVSPARFMGKRVVVGVPSGITMVEQRAVRDSAEHAGAKEVYLVPEPMAAAIGVGIEVDQSIGNMIMDIGGGTSEIAVIALNGIVCDTSLRIAGDELTRSIIQYFRIQHNLLLGEKTAEEIKCTIGSAVPLPQEITMEIKGRDIVSGIPRTLTTDSTEVRSILLNPIAKIIEGTKATLEHTPPELASDILDRGIILSGGGALIKGLDEKIKKETGLPVIVAEDPLTAVVRGVGKVLENLAKYQEVILKAKKY, from the coding sequence ATGAGCTTATTCAATATTTTTAACAACGAAATTGCCATCGATCTCGGCACGGCCAACACGCTGGTGTATGTTAAACATAAAGGCATTGTGATTAACGAACCATCTATTGTCGCCATTAATAAACGTACCAACAAAATGATGGCCATCGGACGCGACGCAAAGGAAATGATGGGCCGCACGCACGATGAGATCCTTACCGTCCGTCCTCTCAAAGATGGTGTGATCGCTGATTTCGAAATGACGGAGCTGATGTTGCAGGAATTTATCCGCAAAGTTAGCCCGGCACGTTTCATGGGCAAGCGCGTCGTTGTCGGCGTCCCTAGCGGCATTACAATGGTAGAGCAGCGCGCCGTGCGTGATTCCGCTGAACACGCTGGAGCCAAAGAAGTCTATCTCGTTCCTGAGCCGATGGCTGCTGCGATCGGTGTCGGTATTGAAGTTGATCAATCGATCGGTAACATGATCATGGATATCGGCGGTGGAACGTCGGAAATAGCCGTTATTGCGTTGAACGGAATTGTCTGCGACACGTCGCTGCGCATTGCCGGCGACGAACTGACGCGCTCAATTATCCAATACTTCCGCATCCAGCATAACTTGCTGCTCGGAGAAAAAACCGCAGAAGAAATCAAATGTACGATCGGGTCGGCGGTTCCTTTGCCGCAGGAAATTACCATGGAAATCAAAGGCCGCGATATTGTGTCCGGAATTCCGCGTACACTGACAACCGATTCGACCGAAGTCCGTTCTATCCTCCTCAATCCTATCGCTAAAATTATCGAAGGCACAAAAGCTACGCTGGAACACACGCCACCGGAACTGGCTTCGGATATTCTGGATCGTGGTATTATTTTATCGGGCGGTGGCGCTTTGATCAAAGGATTGGACGAAAAAATCAAAAAGGAAACCGGTTTGCCGGTCATCGTAGCCGAAGATCCGCTCACAGCCGTTGTTCGTGGCGTCGGCAAGGTGCTTGAGAATCTTGCAAAATATCAAGAAGTCATTCTCAAAGCCAAAAAATATTAA
- the purH gene encoding bifunctional phosphoribosylaminoimidazolecarboxamide formyltransferase/IMP cyclohydrolase, protein MTIKRALISVSNKTGIVDFASSLHAMGTEIVSTGGTASSLEAAKIPVKKVSDLTGFPEMMDGRVKTLHPKIHGGLLALRDHASHMEDARKHGIGMIDLLAVNLYPFEATIKKSNVPLAEVIENIDIGGPSMIRSASKNYKSVVVLVDPADYVRVLDEIKSTGDVSETTRFQLMIKAFEHTAHYDTVISNYFANVQKPSEEELPKTMMLSLEKIQNLRYGENPHQKASFYFTTNSNKPKYEQLHGKELSYNNIIDLDACVRVVSDFDQPCCVIVKHTNPCGAAIHNDLYEAYVHARSTDPVSAFGGVIGFNRTLTAKTAHDIGEVFVEAIIAPEFESEALSILQKKKNIRLIRYDFSSAKNVLPELRKALDGYLVQESDELVVDPKNWKVVTKRTPTKDEHEAMMFGWKMVKHVKSNAIVYASKDRTLGIGAGQMSRVDSSQLAVIKAHNAGIELKNSAIASDAFFPFRDGVDAAAKAGATAVIQPGGSVKDQEVIDAANELGMTMVFTSVRHFKH, encoded by the coding sequence ATGACCATTAAACGCGCATTAATAAGTGTTTCGAATAAAACGGGAATCGTAGATTTTGCGTCGTCGCTTCATGCGATGGGTACTGAAATCGTCTCCACCGGCGGAACCGCTTCTTCGTTGGAAGCGGCTAAAATTCCTGTTAAAAAAGTTTCCGATCTTACCGGATTTCCGGAAATGATGGACGGTCGCGTCAAAACGCTGCATCCGAAAATTCACGGCGGTTTGCTGGCGCTTCGTGATCATGCATCGCACATGGAAGACGCCCGCAAACACGGTATCGGCATGATCGATTTATTGGCTGTGAATCTGTATCCCTTTGAAGCAACGATCAAAAAATCAAACGTCCCCCTTGCGGAAGTCATCGAAAATATCGATATCGGCGGACCATCGATGATCCGTTCGGCTTCCAAAAACTACAAAAGCGTGGTCGTGCTGGTCGATCCTGCTGATTATGTCCGTGTTTTAGACGAGATCAAATCCACCGGTGACGTTTCTGAAACAACGCGTTTTCAACTGATGATCAAAGCGTTTGAACATACGGCGCATTACGATACTGTTATTTCAAACTATTTTGCTAATGTGCAAAAACCTTCTGAAGAAGAATTGCCGAAAACGATGATGTTGTCACTGGAAAAGATTCAAAATTTACGTTATGGCGAAAACCCGCACCAGAAAGCGTCGTTTTATTTTACAACGAATTCGAACAAGCCGAAATATGAACAGCTTCACGGCAAGGAACTTTCGTACAATAATATCATTGATCTTGACGCGTGCGTTCGTGTCGTCAGCGATTTCGATCAGCCGTGTTGTGTGATCGTCAAACATACCAATCCTTGCGGGGCTGCCATACATAATGATTTGTACGAAGCCTACGTCCATGCACGTTCGACTGATCCGGTATCGGCTTTCGGCGGAGTCATCGGATTTAACCGGACATTGACGGCTAAAACCGCTCATGACATCGGCGAAGTATTCGTCGAAGCGATCATTGCTCCTGAATTTGAATCAGAAGCTTTGTCAATTTTACAGAAGAAGAAAAACATTCGTTTGATTCGGTACGATTTTTCTTCTGCAAAGAATGTATTGCCGGAATTGCGTAAAGCGCTCGACGGATATTTAGTGCAGGAATCGGATGAACTTGTTGTTGATCCGAAAAACTGGAAAGTCGTAACCAAACGTACGCCGACAAAAGACGAGCACGAAGCAATGATGTTCGGTTGGAAAATGGTTAAACACGTCAAGTCCAATGCGATTGTCTATGCTTCGAAAGATCGTACTCTCGGAATCGGAGCAGGACAAATGTCGCGCGTCGATTCGTCGCAGTTGGCTGTGATCAAAGCACACAACGCAGGTATCGAGCTTAAAAACTCAGCAATTGCATCCGATGCCTTTTTTCCTTTCCGCGATGGCGTCGATGCAGCGGCTAAAGCCGGCGCTACTGCCGTCATTCAACCCGGCGGTTCCGTGAAAGACCAGGAAGTCATCGACGCAGCCAATGAACTTGGCATGACGATGGTGTTTACTTCCGTCCGACATTTTAAACATTAG
- a CDS encoding S9 family peptidase: protein MKSAIFFLSFYFVFNLSAQTKRPMTSEDLWNVKRVSGLTVSPDEKYGAFVVTEYSIKDNKGNSDLWVIDLTTNKIKRLTTNVGSDNSPVWHPDSKTIAFISKREGDYAQLYQINIDGGEASLVTEMPLGISSPKYTPDGKRIIFASQILPEFEKDFDGLKKHVKEKKDGKMTAKVTENRLYRYWDSWLTDGYVTHLYAYTIDSKDRMDLTKGSTRLMSMDGGVDYDISPDGQWVVLSANSTEPPYRKIDSDIYLIKIGDSSWTNVTSSPTSNENSGFFSKDGKFLYFSQFPDPNHPDEVAQLVQMNLATKDKKILNEKSDISFGNFLETSDGKQMYMFADVKALSAVYSLNITSAKFDPVITDGKMNSLNITKEKLIYLKQNISMPTEIFEFNLKTKKQTQLSFFNKTLMDSLSFGKVENLTFKGANNDDIQMFFIYPPDFDPNKKYPLIHMIHGGPHGTFGDEFHFRWNGQLFAAGGYAVAMVNFHGSTSFGNDFTKSIVGAHGDKPFTDIMKATDYLLEKYSFLDSTKMAAAGGSYGGYMVNWIAGHTNRFKCLISHAGVYDLMGQFASDMTYERDQSYGGSPWEGKYENINRYSPAHFAHNFSTPMLIIHCEKDYRVPVTQGLELYGVLQGKGIPARLVYFPNENHWVLQPQNSIYWYKEVNDWFKRFLK, encoded by the coding sequence ATGAAATCCGCAATTTTCTTTTTGAGCTTCTACTTTGTTTTCAATCTCTCCGCGCAAACTAAACGACCGATGACCTCAGAAGATTTATGGAATGTAAAACGTGTTTCCGGACTCACGGTTTCGCCTGATGAAAAATACGGGGCGTTCGTCGTCACAGAATATTCAATCAAGGATAATAAAGGCAATTCCGATCTTTGGGTGATCGATCTTACAACAAACAAAATTAAACGCCTGACGACAAATGTTGGGAGCGATAATTCTCCGGTATGGCATCCAGACAGTAAAACGATAGCATTTATCTCCAAACGTGAAGGTGATTACGCGCAGCTCTATCAAATCAACATTGATGGCGGTGAAGCAAGTCTTGTAACGGAAATGCCTCTGGGAATTTCTTCGCCGAAATATACGCCTGATGGCAAGCGAATTATTTTTGCTTCACAGATTTTGCCTGAGTTCGAGAAAGATTTCGACGGATTGAAAAAACATGTAAAAGAAAAAAAAGACGGCAAAATGACCGCGAAAGTAACGGAAAACCGTCTTTACCGTTATTGGGACAGCTGGCTGACGGACGGTTATGTTACGCATCTTTATGCATACACTATCGATTCAAAAGATCGTATGGATCTTACCAAAGGATCAACACGCTTGATGAGCATGGACGGAGGAGTCGATTATGATATCTCACCGGACGGACAATGGGTAGTTTTATCGGCTAATAGCACTGAACCGCCATACCGTAAAATCGATTCGGATATTTATTTGATTAAAATCGGCGACAGCAGCTGGACTAATGTTACATCATCGCCTACTTCTAATGAAAACAGCGGCTTCTTTTCAAAAGACGGTAAATTTCTTTACTTCTCTCAATTTCCGGATCCGAATCATCCCGATGAAGTTGCTCAATTGGTTCAAATGAATCTCGCAACAAAAGACAAAAAGATTTTAAATGAAAAATCCGACATTTCTTTTGGCAATTTTCTGGAAACATCTGACGGTAAACAAATGTATATGTTTGCCGATGTCAAAGCCTTATCGGCCGTTTATTCGTTGAATATTACTTCAGCGAAATTTGATCCTGTGATCACAGACGGCAAAATGAATTCGCTGAATATTACCAAAGAAAAATTGATTTATCTGAAGCAAAACATTTCCATGCCGACGGAAATTTTTGAATTCAATTTGAAAACAAAAAAACAAACTCAATTAAGCTTTTTCAATAAAACGTTAATGGATTCGTTATCGTTCGGCAAAGTTGAAAACCTGACTTTCAAAGGCGCGAATAATGACGACATACAGATGTTTTTTATTTATCCGCCCGATTTTGATCCCAATAAAAAGTATCCGCTCATCCACATGATTCATGGCGGTCCGCACGGAACGTTTGGTGACGAATTCCATTTCCGCTGGAACGGACAACTTTTTGCTGCCGGCGGATATGCGGTGGCTATGGTCAATTTTCACGGCTCGACCAGTTTCGGCAACGATTTTACCAAATCCATTGTCGGAGCGCACGGCGATAAACCGTTTACTGACATTATGAAAGCAACCGATTATTTATTGGAAAAATATTCTTTTCTCGACAGCACAAAAATGGCCGCGGCGGGCGGAAGTTACGGCGGCTATATGGTCAATTGGATCGCCGGTCATACGAATCGTTTCAAATGTCTCATCAGTCACGCCGGTGTGTATGATTTGATGGGGCAATTTGCTTCCGACATGACGTACGAACGCGATCAATCGTACGGTGGTTCTCCTTGGGAAGGAAAATACGAGAATATCAACCGTTACAGCCCGGCGCATTTTGCCCATAATTTTTCAACGCCGATGTTGATCATTCACTGTGAAAAAGATTATCGAGTTCCCGTAACGCAGGGTTTGGAATTGTATGGTGTCCTGCAAGGCAAAGGTATTCCTGCACGGTTAGTTTATTTTCCCAATGAAAACCACTGGGTGTTACAACCGCAAAATTCCATTTATTGGTACAAAGAAGTCAATGATTGGTTTAAACGTTTTTTGAAATAA
- a CDS encoding PAS domain S-box protein: MPVPKPRNESQRLESLYRYKILDTDPEQRFDDLAYLASFICNAPVAMINFIDAERQWVKSKIGTDIRETIRDAAFCAHTILQNDLMIVTDATKDERFANNPYVFSGLKVRFYAGATILSSDGHALGTICILDTKPRNLSPEQADALRALSRQVHDQMELRNQLFDLKKTLGDRDRIEQSLQQNEAYLNEILETSRDGILVEEDEHVVYMNNAYAHLFGCSSPEELYGLHLSELAAPEDIERLLEYGRRRARGEEAPTLYTFKIQRRDNRMPVELEASVSNFLHEKKHHIITFVRDITERRRSELERERLITDLQNALSKVKTLSGLLPICAACKKIRDDKGYWNQIEVYIEQHSEADFSHGICPDCARRLYPEDFSDDMK; this comes from the coding sequence ATGCCGGTTCCGAAACCACGCAATGAATCCCAACGCCTCGAATCTTTGTATCGGTATAAAATCCTGGACACGGATCCTGAACAACGTTTCGACGATCTGGCTTATCTTGCGTCATTTATTTGCAACGCACCTGTCGCCATGATTAATTTCATTGATGCCGAGCGGCAATGGGTTAAATCTAAAATCGGTACGGATATTCGTGAAACAATACGTGATGCGGCTTTTTGCGCTCATACGATTTTGCAAAACGACTTGATGATTGTCACTGACGCAACGAAAGACGAACGTTTCGCCAACAACCCTTACGTTTTCTCGGGGCTTAAAGTGCGGTTTTATGCCGGTGCGACGATCCTGTCAAGCGACGGCCATGCGTTGGGAACCATTTGCATCTTAGATACCAAACCGCGGAATTTATCGCCGGAACAAGCCGATGCTTTACGCGCGCTCAGCCGGCAAGTTCACGATCAAATGGAGTTACGTAATCAATTGTTTGATTTAAAAAAGACGCTGGGTGATCGGGATCGCATCGAGCAATCGTTGCAGCAAAATGAAGCTTACTTAAATGAAATTCTTGAAACATCCAGAGACGGTATCTTGGTTGAAGAAGATGAGCATGTCGTGTATATGAATAATGCATACGCTCATTTGTTCGGCTGTTCGTCCCCGGAAGAGTTGTACGGCTTGCATTTATCTGAACTTGCAGCGCCCGAAGATATCGAACGGCTGCTTGAGTATGGTCGTCGCCGCGCTCGCGGTGAAGAAGCACCGACGCTTTATACTTTTAAAATCCAAAGACGCGATAACCGCATGCCGGTTGAACTCGAAGCCTCCGTCTCAAATTTTCTTCATGAAAAAAAACATCATATCATTACTTTCGTACGCGATATTACTGAACGCAGAAGGAGTGAATTGGAGCGCGAGCGCCTGATAACCGATCTTCAGAACGCTTTAAGTAAGGTCAAAACACTAAGCGGGCTCCTACCGATCTGTGCTGCTTGTAAAAAAATTCGCGACGACAAAGGATATTGGAATCAAATAGAAGTCTATATCGAACAACATTCCGAAGCCGATTTCAGTCATGGCATTTGTCCCGACTGTGCCAGACGATTGTACCCTGAAGATTTTTCAGACGACATGAAGTAA
- a CDS encoding PAS domain S-box protein — protein sequence MTRRTVGLILFFIIKSFHPALAEESQDLLTLQKWYFRWGDVRTDSGLSIPSAAEIATWSQHDIGYNFPNPTNDSILWVATPLPENAWVEPALCVFELDHYFDVYTDQKHVYTFGPDQYNDARLGRILMWHTVLLGENPSGKMLLIRIKSDHRIGAAEIQIGSFREVIDRIAMSGMDQVVMGSLFLLIGIGAFAIVFFRKIHKHIVTSFAILSLHLGVITLFQTELAQAVSKVTILFTFIDAMLIFFLPVSICYFFEKTFDQGFFRSVYWLRIIHTVYGLITAILVWLVRFPFDNLFFGITVLTLFAISVSAIKRAIHGNFEAKIFVGGFVLFTAFLFRDVLMGLEFIAGWKLTNHWGMLALMIALAIILEKRFTEAQKMLQEKILELGISEQRLRFMVENLPRGAVYHHGTDIFMNKAAEEITAYSRTELTTIDEWFLKMHPSDHAEAHKRYLQSKQTGFPEPITFSITRKDGEMRRIEFVAYSDWPDEVWLLNDVTERERAEIALKESREELRKLAGHLQEARETERAHIAREIHDELGQYLTGLKMDLVMIKDVIHDNRSETEIRESLKTKLDSTAHLLDKTVMSVRKIASDLRPIVLDNLGLIAAIEWQVEDFQNRTGIPCEYHLPAGSIELDKDLSTAIFRIVQESLTNVIRHAQASRVSIAFGRSDNHYFLEIKDNGKGIQPNDLHKSKSFGVIGIRERASLFGGEASIVGEPGRGTTVSVTIPISSNQIKDVV from the coding sequence ATGACCCGACGTACCGTTGGATTGATCCTGTTTTTCATTATAAAATCTTTTCACCCGGCATTAGCGGAAGAGAGCCAGGATTTGCTTACTCTTCAGAAATGGTATTTTCGTTGGGGCGATGTACGTACAGATTCAGGCCTATCAATCCCAAGTGCTGCCGAAATCGCCACCTGGAGTCAACACGACATCGGTTATAATTTTCCCAATCCGACAAATGACAGCATCTTATGGGTTGCAACTCCATTGCCTGAAAATGCGTGGGTAGAACCCGCCCTATGTGTTTTTGAACTCGATCACTATTTTGATGTTTACACCGATCAGAAGCACGTGTACACTTTTGGCCCCGATCAATACAATGACGCCAGGTTGGGCCGGATATTGATGTGGCACACGGTTCTTTTGGGAGAAAACCCGTCCGGAAAAATGCTTTTGATCCGAATCAAATCGGATCACCGTATCGGTGCAGCGGAGATCCAGATCGGCTCATTTCGAGAGGTCATTGATCGTATCGCAATGTCAGGCATGGATCAGGTCGTAATGGGTTCGCTGTTTTTATTAATCGGTATCGGGGCTTTTGCGATAGTATTTTTCAGAAAAATCCACAAACACATTGTAACGTCCTTTGCAATTTTATCGCTGCATTTGGGAGTTATTACGCTATTTCAAACTGAGCTGGCACAAGCTGTGAGCAAAGTTACAATCTTATTCACTTTCATAGATGCTATGTTAATCTTTTTTCTACCGGTCAGTATTTGTTATTTTTTCGAAAAAACGTTTGATCAGGGCTTTTTCAGATCGGTTTATTGGCTCAGAATCATCCATACGGTGTATGGATTGATCACGGCCATTTTAGTGTGGCTTGTACGATTTCCTTTCGACAATCTTTTTTTTGGTATAACGGTGTTGACCCTTTTTGCCATTTCTGTTTCAGCCATCAAAAGGGCCATTCACGGTAATTTCGAAGCGAAAATTTTCGTTGGCGGTTTTGTTTTATTTACAGCATTTCTTTTCCGTGACGTTTTGATGGGACTTGAGTTTATTGCAGGATGGAAATTGACCAATCATTGGGGCATGCTGGCCTTGATGATTGCGTTGGCCATTATTCTGGAAAAACGTTTCACCGAAGCTCAAAAAATGCTCCAGGAAAAAATACTGGAACTCGGTATCAGCGAACAGCGGTTACGATTTATGGTCGAAAATCTTCCGCGTGGAGCTGTTTATCATCACGGAACCGATATTTTTATGAATAAAGCGGCGGAAGAAATTACCGCCTATTCTCGAACAGAATTGACCACAATCGATGAGTGGTTTCTAAAAATGCATCCGTCGGATCATGCTGAAGCTCACAAGCGATATCTGCAATCCAAACAGACCGGATTTCCGGAGCCCATTACTTTTTCGATTACACGCAAAGACGGTGAAATGCGCCGGATTGAATTTGTTGCTTATTCGGATTGGCCCGACGAAGTCTGGCTCTTAAACGATGTGACGGAAAGAGAACGTGCCGAAATTGCGCTGAAAGAATCGCGTGAAGAGCTGAGAAAATTAGCCGGGCATTTACAAGAAGCCCGTGAAACGGAGCGCGCGCACATTGCCCGTGAAATTCATGACGAATTGGGACAATATTTAACCGGATTGAAAATGGATCTGGTGATGATTAAGGATGTAATTCATGATAATCGCAGTGAAACAGAAATCCGCGAATCTCTGAAAACCAAATTGGATTCCACCGCTCATTTGCTTGATAAAACCGTCATGTCCGTTCGAAAGATTGCATCCGACTTGCGACCGATCGTATTAGACAATCTCGGTCTGATCGCTGCCATCGAATGGCAGGTTGAAGATTTTCAAAACCGTACCGGTATTCCATGTGAATATCATTTACCCGCTGGATCCATTGAACTCGATAAGGATTTGTCGACGGCGATTTTCAGAATAGTACAGGAATCGTTGACGAATGTGATCCGGCATGCGCAGGCTTCGCGGGTGAGTATCGCCTTTGGACGAAGTGACAATCACTATTTCCTTGAAATCAAGGACAACGGGAAAGGCATTCAACCAAATGATTTACACAAATCAAAATCGTTTGGAGTGATTGGAATCCGGGAGCGTGCTTCGCTTTTCGGAGGCGAAGCGTCGATCGTAGGTGAGCCCGGGCGCGGTACAACCGTCAGCGTTACGATTCCAATATCATCTAACCAGATTAAGGATGTCGTATGA
- a CDS encoding response regulator transcription factor, whose protein sequence is MIKILIADDHPVVREGLKQIISKASDMTVTGEALNGQEALAKIESENFDVIVLDVGMPGRDGLEILKDIRKVHQKLPVLILSMYPEDQVAIRALNAGASGYMNKEIAPAELVNAIRKIFLGGKYVSETLAQQFASGLYMRAKETPQEQLSDREFQVLRMIASAKNANEIADELFISIKTVRTYRDRILEKLNLKNDVELTHFAIKNNLLG, encoded by the coding sequence ATGATAAAAATACTGATTGCCGATGATCATCCGGTTGTCCGGGAAGGATTGAAACAGATTATTTCAAAAGCGTCCGACATGACCGTTACCGGTGAAGCTCTCAATGGACAAGAAGCTTTGGCGAAAATTGAGTCCGAAAACTTTGACGTAATAGTACTGGATGTCGGTATGCCGGGGCGCGACGGACTTGAGATCCTAAAAGACATCCGAAAAGTTCATCAAAAACTGCCGGTTCTGATATTAAGTATGTATCCCGAAGATCAGGTTGCGATCAGGGCTCTCAATGCGGGTGCATCGGGATATATGAATAAAGAAATCGCACCTGCCGAATTAGTCAATGCGATCAGAAAAATATTTCTCGGCGGAAAATATGTATCCGAAACGCTCGCGCAGCAATTTGCTTCCGGTCTATACATGCGCGCAAAAGAAACTCCGCAGGAACAACTTTCTGATAGAGAATTTCAAGTGCTCCGAATGATCGCCTCAGCAAAAAACGCAAACGAAATCGCCGACGAACTTTTTATCAGCATCAAAACCGTGCGAACTTACCGGGACCGAATTTTAGAAAAATTGAATTTAAAAAACGACGTCGAATTGACACATTTTGCCATTAAAAACAATCTTTTAGGTTAA